GTGTAATAGCGGGAAAAGAAGCTTCTTCACAAGAGGGATTTAATATTGGCTTTAAGAAATCAGTCCTTGTTGGGTACAACTGGGGTCTTGTCAGAGGTGTTACTAGGTAATATAAAGAagcaaatatttttttgttgtagTAATTTCTCACTTTCGAAATTTTTGTACTGTTCGGAGTTTCTATATTATCTtactttagttttgttttcttctctaTCCATTCTGGCGTATCTTCCATCCACAGTGCGCTGGCTTGCCTTCCAGATGGTTTAAAGGAGAAGTTGATTGAAACAGAAGAACAACGAAATGGATTTCAAAGATTGTTTGAATTAGTGCATTCTATGTCAACAAAAGATGCCCTCGGGTATTTGTACGATGATATGATAGCCAAAAAAGATAGAGAACAGAGTGAAATTTCTGATACTAGCGGTTCTCTTGAAGTTGGCTCGCCAGAGAAAATAGCACATGTTAGCGGCCTAGGCAGTCAATTTGCAGAACTCCAGTCACTTCTTGTCAAGTGTCCTGCAATTAACGTACATCTACCGTAGACGAGATTATTGTTGTAATTTTGTTAGTATTTATTTGACATTTGTGAATTTAAGTTCTGAGAGTTATTTGCTAGAGTTCCATATCATAGGAATCTTAAATTTTGAGAAGTGTTTCCAATTGGATTCATTCTGTTTATATATGATCTTGCGGGAAATCTAATTAtaattgttttcttttgctaCGATGCGATAGTAAGACCTTGTGGATATAAGCAACTTATGAACAACTGAAAGTTATTGTAGCATGCATGagcaatttttcttttctgcgATACAAGTGATATTGGGAGA
This region of Malus domestica chromosome 07, GDT2T_hap1 genomic DNA includes:
- the LOC103414210 gene encoding uncharacterized protein — protein: MEGSFAHELYSESLSLSKIQLDGEPSANSIESDQQDHDGVESCDEDGSWYASDDELHEQSALGREWQRRHNQYHTTGYRDGVIAGKEASSQEGFNIGFKKSVLVGYNWGLVRGVTSALACLPDGLKEKLIETEEQRNGFQRLFELVHSMSTKDALGYLYDDMIAKKDREQSEISDTSGSLEVGSPEKIAHVSGLGSQFAELQSLLVKCPAINVHLP